One window of Branchiostoma lanceolatum isolate klBraLanc5 chromosome 8, klBraLanc5.hap2, whole genome shotgun sequence genomic DNA carries:
- the LOC136439601 gene encoding uncharacterized protein, giving the protein MGQQVATHLGLLLLALLSGCTSTDLYVALSGADTPTCGTNPSNSCYSIRHAVSLTRPNDIVYINAMSYTSLNNTDSTFGCSDVGNNFTQATIVLRHSLSIIALDPRVVMDCGAVAPVFLIDGNGTDINVTFHGFVFKNITQSKGTTGTAITARDCRLVITNCAFLGNKVQDRYLAGAIYYHGNHLEISDSIFAGNDGPLLIETGDLDMSIVNCTFVNNTCKSRQVTAGVLKNFDHENVETQNRSDSSVSRSDGMLHFIHRSTEANWIYFTNCEYPSFDIGTLRYIAAIPRVYYSNKKCAWKDWLNGTHPGASNYLCEHLYRTVLYDYR; this is encoded by the exons ATGGGGCAACAAGTGGCTACACATCTAGGTCTACTTCTCCTAGCCCTTCTTTCAG GTTGTACAAGTACAGACCTGTACGTGGCCCTTTCCGGAGCCGACACCCCAACCTGCGGCACCAATCCCAGTAACTCTTGTTACTCTATACGCCATGCCGTCTCTCTCACCCGTCCAAATGACATTGTGTACATCAACGCCATGTCCTACACCTCTCTCAACAACACAGATTCCACATTTGGTTGTAGCGATGTCGGCAACAACTTTACCCAGGCAACCATTGTCCTCCGACACAGCCTGTCAATCATAGCTCTTGATCCCAGGGTAGTTATGGACTGCGGAGCTGTTGCACCTGTTTTCCTCATTGACGGGAATGGGACAGATATAAATGTTACCTTCCATGGCTTTGTCTTCAAGAACATCACCCAGAGCAAGGGGACAACAGGTACAGCCATCACAGCACGCGACTGTCGCCTTGTCATCACAAACTGTGCGTTTCTCGGAAACAAGGTGCAGGACAGATACCTGGCAGGGGCTATATATTACCATGGCAATCACCTGGAGATCAGCGACTCCATCTTTGCGGGGAATGACGGCCCCCTTCTGATTGAGACGGGTGATTTGGACATGTCAATAGTGAACTGTACGTTTGTTAACAACACATGTAAGAGCAGACAAGTCACAGCTGGGGTGTTGAAGAACTTTGACCACGAGAATGTAGAGACGCAAAACAGGTCCGACAGTTCCGTCTCGAGGAGCGACGGGATGCTTCACTTCATCCATCGCAGCACTGAAGCCAACTGGATCTACTTCACAAACTGTGAATATCCTAGTTTTGATATTGGAACATTGAGATACATAGCAGCCATCCCACGTGTGTATTACAGTAATAAGAAGTGTGCATGGAAGGATTGGCTGAATGGCACACATCCTGGTGCCAGTAATTATCTCTGTGAACACCTGTACAGAACTGTGTTGTATGACTACAGGTAA
- the LOC136439599 gene encoding procollagen C-endopeptidase enhancer 2-like, which produces MGLVAILMILACLVNLGVSECENGGTFRTQNRRTIETDNHPAPYPREPCTWTLEVNQGSVVLLTFDTLDIWPWTSRGCTGDSVTIYDGDSQGTKLGEFCGAVVPPALLSTGNNMTVVMEVGNYEAGFTGFSATFERAQPGWDSGCNDLSSWTQSKRGAIASMFYGAENYVNDAYCRWTITVVTGKSIRLTFPRNFEVETALDCSGADNLMVSANGMEIGTYCGSSKANTGPSDILSCFHEMTVEFTTDSVGTLPGFIAEFFETDCLTTTTVRPGGWVSGSAVTGSGGSGDAATAGGNTITAAVTTLEVTTPAQTTTPSPSSTSKRLFTASTRRQPTTTSAPTTNVTSMAPTSTIPVSTTAKTTTAGRNPIPRPKPSVQSWILPAVVGGVLLAVVLIITCCCFGCCGEDDSEEESRIYEKFRTVNQSPPPQDRPGNFRIPDMELQ; this is translated from the exons ATGGGTTTGGTAGCTATTTTGATGATACTGGCGTGCCTTGTCAACCTTGGTGTATCTG AGTGTGAGAACGGTGGTACGTTTAGGACACAAAATCGCCGTACAATCGAAACGGACAATCACCCGGCACCGTACCCACGGGAACCCTGTACCTGGACGCTGGAGGTGAACCAGGGCTCGGTCGTCCTCCTGACCTTCGACACTTTGGACATCTGGCCGTGGACAAGCCGAGGTTGTACCGGTGACTCTGTAACTATCTACGACGGAGACAGCCAAGGCACCAAACTTG GGGAGTTCTGTGGCGCGGTCGTCCCGCCTGCCTTACTGTCCACCGGGAACAACATGACTGTCGTTATGGAGGTGGGAAACTACGAGGCCGGCTTCACGGGCTTCTCAGCTACATTCGAACGAGCTCAACCGG GCTGGGACTCAGGTTGTAACGACCTATCGTCCTGGACTCAGTCCAAAAGGGGCGCCATCGCATCCATGTTCTATGGGGCTGAGAACTACGTCAATGATGCCTACTGTAGGTGGACAATCACAGTTGTCACAGGAAAATCCATCCGCTTGACTTTTCCAAGAAACTTTGAAGTCGAAACGGCACTTGACTGCAGTGGAGCAGACAACCTGATGGTCTCTGCAAATGGCATGGAGATAG GGACATACTGTGGTTCCAGCAAAGCCAACACAGGTCCTTCAGACATTCTGTCCTGCTTCCATGAGATGACAGTTGAGTTCACCACTGACTCAGTCGGGACGTTACCGGGCTTCATTGCTGAGTTCTTTGAAACAG ACTGTCTAACTACCACGACGGTCCGTCCTGGTGGCTGGGTGTCTGGGTCAGCTGTTACTGGTAGCGGGGGTTCAGGAGATGCAGCTACAGCTGGTGGGAACACTATTACAGCTGCTGTCACAACCTTGGAAGTTAcaacacctgcacaaacaaCTACACCATCCCCATCCTCCACGTCAAAAAGGCTGTTCACTGCATCAACAAGGAGGCAACCAACAACAACCTCTGCACCAACAACTAATGTTACATCAATGGCACCAACATCAACCATCCCAGTGTCTACTACTGCAAAGACTACAACAG CTGGGAGAAATCCCATCCCACGGCCCAAACCGTCCGTACAGTCATGGATCCTGCCAGCCGTGGTGGGGGGGGTGTTGCTTGCTGTGGTACTGATCATCACGTGTTGCTGTTTTGGGTGTTGTGGAGAGGACGATAGCGAGGAAGAGTCAAGAATCTACGAGAAA